One genomic window of Luteitalea pratensis includes the following:
- a CDS encoding alpha-amylase family glycosyl hydrolase, translating to MTTPRYPSLFQINTRVRLSELSTTLGRQATLDDVPDAELDRLAHDGFDFVWFLGVWQTGEAARRVSASNPEWLAEYHRVLPDFRDADVTGSCFAVKDYHVHADFGGDEALARLRDRLRRRGLRLMLDFVPNHVAPDHVWVESHPDFFIEGTEAQVADAPHNWTRIEVAGGSRILAYGRDPYFAGWPDTLQLNYGNLALQEALIGELHRIARQCDGVRCDMAMLVLPDVFQRTWNIATEPFWPRATTAVRAAAPGFVFMAEVYWDLEWTLQHQGFDFTYDKRLYDRLEHGSARPVREHLYAGLDFQDHLARFLENHDEPRAAATFPPERHRAAAVITFLSPGLRFVHQGQREGKRVRIPMHLGRGPAEPADEAIGAFYDALLACLRRPAYREGQWQLLGAVSAWDGNESHDAFIAYAWSGSGDARHLVVVNYADHHSQCRLAVPWPELVGSTWRLQDGLSTAAYDRDGAELAGRGLYLDLPPWGRHAFTITRV from the coding sequence ATGACCACGCCCCGCTATCCGTCGCTGTTCCAGATCAACACGCGTGTCCGCCTGTCGGAACTGAGCACCACGCTCGGCCGGCAGGCGACGCTCGACGACGTGCCTGATGCGGAGCTCGATCGGCTCGCGCACGACGGCTTCGACTTCGTCTGGTTCCTCGGCGTGTGGCAGACGGGCGAGGCCGCACGGCGGGTGTCGGCATCCAACCCCGAGTGGCTGGCCGAGTACCACCGCGTCCTGCCCGACTTCCGGGATGCGGACGTGACCGGGTCCTGCTTCGCGGTCAAGGACTACCACGTCCACGCAGACTTCGGCGGCGACGAGGCGCTCGCGCGACTGCGCGACCGCCTGCGTCGTCGAGGCCTCCGGCTGATGCTGGACTTCGTGCCGAACCACGTGGCGCCCGACCACGTGTGGGTGGAGTCGCACCCCGATTTCTTCATCGAGGGCACCGAGGCGCAGGTCGCCGACGCGCCGCACAACTGGACACGAATAGAGGTGGCCGGAGGGTCGCGCATCCTCGCGTACGGGCGAGATCCCTACTTCGCGGGCTGGCCGGACACGCTGCAGTTGAACTACGGCAACCTCGCGCTGCAGGAGGCGCTGATCGGCGAACTGCACCGCATCGCCAGACAGTGCGACGGCGTACGGTGCGACATGGCGATGCTGGTCCTGCCGGACGTGTTCCAGCGGACATGGAACATCGCCACCGAACCCTTCTGGCCGCGAGCCACGACCGCGGTTCGCGCCGCGGCACCGGGCTTCGTCTTCATGGCGGAGGTGTACTGGGATCTCGAGTGGACGCTCCAGCACCAGGGGTTCGACTTCACGTATGACAAGCGGCTCTACGATCGGCTCGAGCACGGCTCGGCGCGGCCGGTGCGCGAACACCTGTATGCCGGACTTGACTTCCAGGATCATCTCGCTCGCTTCCTCGAGAACCACGACGAGCCCCGCGCCGCGGCGACCTTCCCGCCGGAACGGCATCGTGCCGCGGCCGTGATCACGTTCCTCTCACCGGGCCTGCGCTTCGTCCACCAGGGCCAGCGCGAGGGCAAGCGGGTGCGCATTCCGATGCATCTCGGACGCGGCCCCGCGGAACCGGCCGACGAGGCGATCGGCGCGTTCTACGACGCCCTGCTCGCGTGCCTGCGCCGGCCCGCGTATCGCGAAGGGCAGTGGCAGTTGCTCGGCGCAGTTTCGGCGTGGGATGGCAACGAGTCACATGACGCCTTCATCGCGTACGCGTGGAGCGGCTCCGGCGATGCCCGCCACCTCGTCGTGGTCAATTACGCGGATCACCACTCGCAATGCCGTCTCGCCGTGCCGTGGCCGGAACTCGTGGGCAGCACGTGGAGATTGCAGGATGGGCTCTCCACCGCAGCGTACGACCGCGACGGCGCCGAGTTGGCTGGCCGCGGCCTGTACCTCGACCTCCCGCCGTGGGGCCGGCACGCCTTCACGATCACCAGGGTATGA
- a CDS encoding potassium channel family protein — MLWKLVTAFTLMAICVVIHASSVTSAMRWARTHSSSPAEMEYLARIWLFVRIAGWIITFHLLEICVWATFYWWKGALPDLPTSIYFSAVTYTTTGYGDLVLPADWRLVGAIEALTGILMCGWSTGFFFAVVSGLERLPRRTPRGPES, encoded by the coding sequence ATGCTCTGGAAGCTGGTGACCGCGTTCACGCTGATGGCCATCTGCGTGGTCATCCATGCGTCGAGCGTGACCTCGGCGATGCGGTGGGCGCGGACGCACTCTAGTTCGCCGGCGGAGATGGAGTACCTCGCGCGCATCTGGTTGTTTGTCCGGATCGCGGGCTGGATCATCACCTTCCACCTCCTCGAAATCTGCGTGTGGGCGACGTTCTACTGGTGGAAAGGCGCGTTGCCCGACCTGCCGACCTCGATCTACTTCAGCGCCGTCACCTACACGACGACCGGCTACGGCGACCTCGTGCTGCCGGCCGACTGGCGTCTCGTCGGTGCCATCGAGGCGCTGACCGGAATCCTGATGTGCGGCTGGTCCACCGGCTTCTTCTTCGCGGTCGTGAGTGGGCTCGAACGACTACCGAGGCGAACGCCCCGGGGCCCCGAATCCTGA
- a CDS encoding MGH1-like glycoside hydrolase domain-containing protein has product MASTQPGAQGRGLSGSGGNAPFVDVREQKRLNDAREAGVPWKHWGPYLSERQWGTVREDYSQDGNAWNYFSHDQSRSRAYRWGEDGLGGISDDQQRLCFALALWNGKDAILKERLFGLTNSEGNHGEDVKEYYFYLDSTPTHSYMKYLYKYPQREFPYDDLVANNVRRSREEFEYELLDTGVFDDDRYFDVFLEYAKAGPDDIAIRCTVHNRGPEAAHLHVLPTLWYRNTWSWDDGAAKPMLGTSNGTIVASHPELGNYTLACEGARELLFTENESNRERLWGQPSPSPYVKDAFHRYVIGGERDAVNPAGTGTKAAALYVLDVPAGGSQVIQLRLRANGDGEAFGTGFDDVFRQRIEEADEFYGRITADTLNEDEQRVHRQALAGMLWTKQYYYFDVDRWLKEHDAHPLFGTGHRAPRNAEWFHMLNGDVISMPDKWEYPWYAAWDLAFHTIALSLVDFDFAKDQLLLMLRTLYSHPNGQIPAYEWNFSDVNPPVHAWATLFLYRVETNLGREDHEFLERSFQGLMLNFNWWVNRKDPQGRNVFAGGFLGLDNIGVFDRSAQLPTGGSLEQADGTAWMAFYCQNMLEMALILAARDKKYEETAFKFLENFIWIAYAMDKTGEHGDDMWDEEDGFYYDVLRLPDNQAFRLKVRSLVGLLPLCASTVIEPEMAKNHPRLLELIALFRKRHPQVIAKVAPTTEGFVGVGNRRLLSPLSKEKLTRILGYLLDENEFLGPHGIRSLSKYHEKHPFVFHTAGQQFQVRYLPAESDNGMFGGNSNWRGPVWMPVNGLIVRGLLNFYSFYGDDYTVECPTGSGNHMTLFEVAKEISRRLTGTFVRDANGRRPVYGGCEKFQNDPHWRDYILFYEYFHGDNGAGLGASHQTGWTGIVARLMDLFGRMDAKDMLTTEKERLAERLVREQVGGKASTRQ; this is encoded by the coding sequence ATGGCGAGTACGCAGCCGGGAGCGCAGGGCCGCGGCCTGTCGGGAAGCGGTGGCAATGCCCCCTTCGTGGACGTCCGTGAACAGAAGCGCCTGAACGACGCGCGTGAGGCAGGTGTCCCGTGGAAGCACTGGGGCCCGTACCTGAGCGAGCGTCAGTGGGGCACGGTCCGCGAGGACTACAGCCAGGACGGCAACGCCTGGAACTACTTCAGCCACGACCAGTCCCGGTCCCGCGCCTACCGTTGGGGCGAGGATGGGTTGGGCGGCATCTCGGACGACCAGCAGCGACTCTGCTTCGCGCTCGCCCTCTGGAACGGCAAGGACGCGATCCTGAAGGAGCGGCTGTTCGGGCTCACCAACAGCGAAGGGAACCACGGCGAGGACGTCAAGGAGTACTACTTCTACCTCGACTCGACGCCGACCCACTCGTACATGAAGTACCTGTACAAGTACCCGCAGCGCGAGTTCCCGTACGATGACCTGGTCGCGAACAACGTCCGCCGCTCGCGCGAAGAGTTCGAGTACGAGCTGCTCGACACCGGCGTGTTCGACGATGACCGCTACTTCGACGTGTTCCTCGAGTATGCCAAGGCGGGGCCCGACGACATTGCCATCCGCTGCACGGTGCACAACCGCGGCCCGGAGGCAGCCCACCTGCACGTGCTGCCGACGCTGTGGTACCGCAACACGTGGTCCTGGGACGACGGCGCGGCCAAGCCGATGCTCGGGACCAGCAACGGCACGATCGTCGCCTCCCATCCCGAGCTGGGCAACTACACCCTGGCGTGCGAGGGCGCGCGCGAGCTCCTGTTCACCGAGAACGAGAGTAATCGCGAGCGGCTCTGGGGTCAGCCGAGCCCGAGCCCGTATGTGAAGGACGCCTTCCACCGGTACGTGATCGGCGGCGAGCGTGACGCGGTCAACCCGGCCGGCACCGGTACGAAAGCCGCCGCCCTGTATGTGCTCGACGTCCCTGCTGGCGGCAGCCAGGTCATTCAGCTGCGGCTGCGCGCCAACGGCGACGGCGAGGCGTTCGGCACGGGCTTCGACGATGTGTTCCGTCAGCGGATCGAGGAGGCCGACGAGTTCTACGGGCGCATCACCGCCGACACCCTCAACGAGGACGAGCAGCGCGTCCACCGGCAGGCCCTCGCCGGCATGCTCTGGACCAAGCAGTACTACTACTTCGACGTCGACCGCTGGCTCAAGGAGCACGACGCGCACCCGCTGTTCGGCACGGGCCACAGGGCGCCGCGCAACGCCGAGTGGTTCCACATGCTGAACGGCGACGTCATCTCGATGCCCGACAAGTGGGAGTACCCCTGGTACGCGGCATGGGACCTGGCCTTCCACACCATCGCGCTGTCGCTGGTGGATTTCGACTTCGCGAAGGATCAGCTGCTGCTGATGCTGCGCACGTTGTACAGCCACCCCAACGGGCAGATCCCCGCCTACGAGTGGAACTTCAGCGACGTCAACCCTCCGGTGCACGCGTGGGCGACGCTGTTCCTGTACCGAGTCGAGACGAATCTCGGCCGCGAAGATCACGAGTTCCTGGAGCGCTCGTTCCAGGGGCTGATGCTGAACTTCAACTGGTGGGTCAATCGCAAGGACCCGCAGGGCCGCAACGTGTTCGCGGGCGGCTTCCTCGGCCTCGACAACATCGGCGTGTTCGACCGCAGCGCGCAGTTGCCGACCGGCGGATCACTGGAACAGGCCGACGGCACGGCGTGGATGGCCTTCTACTGCCAGAACATGCTGGAGATGGCGCTCATCCTGGCCGCGCGCGACAAGAAGTACGAGGAGACCGCCTTCAAGTTCCTCGAGAACTTCATCTGGATCGCCTACGCGATGGACAAGACCGGCGAGCACGGCGACGACATGTGGGACGAGGAGGACGGCTTCTATTACGACGTGCTGCGGTTGCCCGACAACCAGGCATTCCGACTCAAGGTGCGTTCGCTGGTCGGCCTGCTGCCGCTCTGTGCCAGCACCGTGATCGAGCCGGAGATGGCGAAAAACCATCCCAGGCTGCTCGAACTGATCGCCCTCTTCCGCAAGCGGCATCCGCAGGTGATCGCCAAGGTGGCGCCGACGACAGAGGGCTTCGTGGGGGTCGGCAACCGCCGGCTGCTGTCGCCGCTGTCGAAGGAGAAGCTGACGCGCATTCTCGGGTATCTCCTCGACGAGAACGAGTTCCTCGGCCCGCACGGAATCCGGTCGCTGTCGAAGTACCACGAGAAACATCCCTTCGTCTTCCACACCGCCGGACAGCAGTTTCAGGTGCGGTACCTGCCGGCCGAGTCGGACAACGGGATGTTCGGCGGCAACTCCAACTGGCGGGGTCCGGTGTGGATGCCGGTCAATGGCCTGATCGTGCGGGGGTTGCTCAACTTCTACAGCTTCTACGGCGACGACTACACCGTGGAGTGCCCGACCGGATCCGGCAACCACATGACGCTGTTCGAGGTCGCCAAGGAGATCTCGCGACGGCTGACGGGAACCTTCGTTCGCGACGCCAACGGCCGCCGCCCGGTGTATGGGGGATGCGAGAAGTTCCAGAACGACCCGCACTGGCGTGACTACATCCTGTTCTACGAGTACTTCCACGGCGATAACGGCGCCGGGCTCGGCGCCAGTCACCAGACTGGCTGGACGGGCATCGTCGCGCGACTGATGGACCTGTTCGGCCGGATGGACGCGAAGGACATGCTCACGACCGAAAAGGAACGACTGGCCGAACGCCTGGTCCGTGAACAGGTCGGCGGCAAGGCCTCGACACGGCAATGA
- a CDS encoding transporter → MMRQAALDRVVARLAAGTLAASVLAAAPCRAQDLEPRAYAASPAGAFFLVAGLSRSTGEVLTDPTLPVKNIDATIYGVPLAAGYTFGLFGRLALITTAIPASYAEVSGEVGEEARSITRTGLVDMRTKFSVNLTGNPAVGARAFIVSPRKVIIGTSLTVVAPTGQYKDTQLINLGAHRWAFKPELGVSVPKGHWDFDGYAGVWLFTANDDFYPGGRRRSQDAVVAIQGHTSYTFRPRLWVAIDATWYHGGSARIDGADPTGELNNSRIGATLSLPLAKSQSLKVAYSSGLAVRTGSNFRTLSVGWQWLKLTK, encoded by the coding sequence ATGATGAGACAAGCGGCCCTCGACCGTGTCGTGGCGAGACTGGCAGCCGGCACGCTGGCGGCCAGCGTCCTGGCTGCCGCGCCCTGCCGTGCACAGGACCTCGAGCCCCGCGCCTATGCAGCGAGTCCGGCGGGCGCGTTCTTCCTCGTCGCGGGACTGTCGCGGTCGACGGGCGAGGTCCTCACGGACCCGACGCTGCCGGTGAAAAACATCGACGCCACCATTTACGGCGTGCCGCTGGCGGCCGGCTACACCTTCGGTCTGTTCGGCCGGCTCGCGCTGATCACGACGGCCATCCCCGCGTCGTACGCCGAGGTGAGTGGGGAAGTGGGTGAGGAGGCCCGAAGCATCACGCGCACCGGGCTCGTGGACATGCGCACCAAGTTCTCGGTCAACCTCACAGGCAATCCGGCGGTGGGCGCCCGTGCCTTCATCGTCTCGCCGCGCAAGGTCATCATCGGCACCAGCCTGACGGTTGTCGCGCCCACGGGGCAGTACAAGGACACCCAGCTCATCAACCTCGGCGCCCATCGATGGGCGTTCAAGCCGGAACTGGGCGTCAGCGTGCCGAAGGGCCACTGGGATTTCGATGGCTATGCCGGCGTGTGGCTGTTCACCGCCAACGACGACTTCTATCCCGGTGGGCGACGACGCTCGCAGGACGCGGTCGTGGCGATCCAGGGGCACACGAGCTACACGTTCCGCCCACGCCTCTGGGTAGCCATCGACGCCACGTGGTATCACGGCGGCAGTGCCCGGATCGATGGAGCCGACCCGACCGGCGAATTGAACAACTCGCGGATCGGTGCCACGCTGTCGCTGCCGCTCGCGAAATCGCAATCCCTCAAGGTGGCCTACAGCTCGGGCCTCGCGGTGCGCACCGGCTCCAATTTCAGGACCCTGAGCGTGGGCTGGCAGTGGCTGAAGCTCACGAAGTAG
- the pflA gene encoding pyruvate formate-lyase-activating protein — protein sequence MSTEADVPQTPLEASSPFELRVGLSKDVPETTVRQALASGDMGFLHSFTTGSAVDGPGVRVVAWTAGCMWRCAYCHNPDTWSMRNGMPVSIATATEELAKYRNGLKIMKGGLTISGGEPLMQHKFVTRLFAAAKGMGVHTALDSNGYYGDLLSDDELASIDLILLDIKAWDPARHLRYVGMALEPTLAFARRLAALGRPIWIRHVVVPGWTDDEATPRGIADFAASLGNVERVDVLPFHQMGRYKWSNLNLTYRLADVEPPSDEAMQRSIDAFRAAGLRAY from the coding sequence ATGTCCACCGAAGCGGACGTGCCGCAGACACCGCTCGAAGCCTCCAGCCCGTTTGAATTGCGCGTCGGACTGAGCAAGGACGTGCCCGAAACCACGGTGCGGCAGGCGCTGGCCTCGGGCGACATGGGCTTCCTCCACTCGTTCACCACCGGTTCGGCCGTGGACGGTCCCGGGGTCCGGGTCGTCGCCTGGACGGCCGGCTGCATGTGGCGTTGCGCCTACTGCCACAACCCGGACACGTGGTCGATGCGCAACGGCATGCCCGTCAGCATCGCGACGGCCACCGAGGAACTGGCCAAGTACCGAAACGGCCTGAAGATCATGAAAGGCGGGCTGACGATCAGCGGTGGCGAACCGCTGATGCAGCACAAGTTCGTCACCAGGCTGTTTGCCGCCGCAAAGGGGATGGGCGTTCACACTGCGCTCGACAGCAACGGCTACTACGGTGATCTCCTCAGCGACGACGAGCTCGCGTCGATCGACTTGATCCTGCTCGACATCAAGGCGTGGGACCCGGCACGGCACCTGCGGTACGTGGGGATGGCACTCGAACCGACACTGGCGTTCGCGCGGCGGCTCGCGGCCCTCGGACGCCCGATCTGGATCCGGCACGTCGTCGTCCCGGGCTGGACCGACGACGAGGCGACGCCGCGAGGGATCGCGGACTTCGCGGCGTCGCTCGGCAATGTCGAGCGGGTGGACGTCCTGCCCTTCCACCAGATGGGCCGCTACAAATGGAGCAACCTCAACCTGACCTACCGGCTCGCGGACGTCGAACCGCCGTCCGATGAGGCCATGCAACGCTCGATTGACGCATTCAGGGCCGCGGGACTGCGCGCGTACTGA
- a CDS encoding putative quinol monooxygenase, whose translation MVQLLLRITAVPGHTDVLLQALRSVMRSVQVDAACVDAQVLADVDDRSVLWYWEDWSGLAAFERHLRSERFARLLAVLETSSTLPLLECRVVTEIRGLEYLASVRGVEVSDVTGQMQD comes from the coding sequence GTGGTGCAATTGCTGTTGCGGATCACGGCGGTGCCGGGGCACACCGACGTCCTGCTGCAGGCACTGCGCAGCGTCATGCGCAGCGTGCAGGTGGATGCGGCCTGTGTGGACGCGCAAGTGCTCGCCGACGTCGATGACCGGAGTGTCCTCTGGTACTGGGAGGACTGGTCCGGCCTCGCCGCGTTCGAACGGCATCTGCGCTCCGAACGCTTCGCTCGGCTGTTGGCGGTGCTCGAGACCTCCTCGACCCTGCCGCTGCTCGAATGCCGCGTCGTCACCGAAATCCGCGGGCTGGAGTACCTCGCCAGCGTCCGCGGCGTCGAGGTGTCCGATGTGACCGGGCAGATGCAGGACTGA
- a CDS encoding sigma-54 interaction domain-containing protein, producing MPSFDPYPGEATTEALDDVGHRLQANHDVQAAAAAQLAEVTRQRDAALAEVAQLRAQVRHPPWDLGRAGSGGGSLAVVGRSAAIQRVLGLADQVAPTNATVLLTGETGTGKERFATLIHESSPRARRPMVRVNCSAIPTALIESELFGREKGAYTGALSKQIGRFEVANGSTLFLDEVGDLPLDVQVKLLRVLQERTIERLGSPRPIDVDVRIIAATNRDLAEAVRSETFRSDLYYRLNVFPIEVPPLRERREDIPLLVDEIVEEIGEAMGKRFDAVARRSLEDLQQADWPGNVRELRNVLERAMILSPGPILHVDVAAATPLFGRGAANAFSSSLLADVDRDHILRVLDQAGWRIKGPGSASVRLGLKPSTLYFRMKKLGISRP from the coding sequence ACCGGCTGCAGGCGAACCACGATGTCCAGGCGGCCGCAGCGGCCCAGCTGGCCGAGGTCACGCGCCAGCGTGACGCCGCGCTCGCGGAGGTCGCGCAGCTGCGCGCGCAGGTGCGTCACCCACCGTGGGATCTCGGGCGGGCCGGCAGCGGCGGCGGATCGCTGGCCGTGGTCGGCCGGAGTGCGGCGATCCAGCGCGTGCTCGGACTGGCCGACCAGGTGGCCCCTACCAACGCCACGGTGCTGCTGACCGGTGAAACCGGCACCGGCAAGGAGCGCTTCGCGACCCTGATCCACGAGTCCAGCCCCCGCGCCCGGCGGCCCATGGTTCGCGTGAACTGTTCGGCCATCCCGACCGCGCTCATCGAGAGCGAGCTGTTCGGGCGGGAGAAGGGTGCCTACACCGGGGCGCTGTCCAAGCAGATCGGCCGGTTCGAGGTCGCCAACGGTTCGACCCTGTTCCTCGACGAGGTGGGCGACCTGCCGCTCGACGTGCAGGTGAAACTGCTGCGTGTGCTCCAGGAGCGCACGATCGAACGCCTGGGCAGCCCACGGCCGATCGACGTCGACGTACGCATCATCGCCGCGACCAACCGCGATCTGGCGGAGGCGGTGCGCAGCGAGACGTTCCGGAGCGATCTGTACTACCGGCTCAACGTCTTCCCGATCGAGGTGCCGCCGCTGCGCGAGCGGCGCGAGGACATCCCGCTACTGGTCGACGAAATCGTCGAGGAGATCGGCGAGGCGATGGGCAAGCGGTTCGACGCCGTCGCCCGTCGCAGCCTCGAGGATCTGCAGCAGGCCGACTGGCCCGGCAACGTCCGAGAACTGCGCAACGTCCTGGAGCGCGCGATGATCCTGTCGCCAGGACCGATCCTGCACGTGGACGTCGCCGCTGCGACGCCGCTCTTTGGCAGGGGCGCCGCCAACGCCTTCTCGAGCAGCCTGCTCGCGGACGTGGACCGCGATCACATCCTCCGCGTGCTCGATCAGGCGGGGTGGCGGATCAAGGGCCCCGGCTCCGCCTCCGTGCGACTGGGGCTGAAGCCGAGCACCCTCTACTTCCGCATGAAAAAGCTCGGAATCAGCCGGCCGTAG
- a CDS encoding DUF4136 domain-containing protein: MRNISRRFIVALAALALAGGIAQAQDVKYNYATGTDFAKFKTYRWIDLPNAEKPDAIVNQQIHDAIDANLAKKGLTKATGEDADLLVAYQLAVTQERQWSAYSTGGYGYGGYGWRYGGMGGMGGSTTATSSTLHVGTLAFDIYDTAAKKLVWKGTATKTLNPSKDPKKNQERLQKAMDKLLKNFPPKEKD, from the coding sequence ATGCGGAACATCAGCCGTCGCTTCATCGTCGCGCTTGCCGCGCTCGCCCTGGCGGGCGGCATCGCGCAGGCCCAGGACGTCAAGTACAACTACGCAACCGGGACGGACTTTGCCAAGTTCAAGACCTACCGGTGGATCGACCTGCCGAACGCCGAGAAGCCGGACGCGATCGTGAACCAGCAGATTCACGACGCCATCGACGCCAACCTGGCCAAGAAGGGGCTCACCAAGGCCACCGGGGAAGACGCAGACCTGCTTGTCGCCTACCAGCTCGCCGTGACGCAGGAACGTCAGTGGAGCGCCTACAGCACCGGCGGCTACGGCTACGGCGGCTACGGCTGGCGGTACGGCGGGATGGGCGGGATGGGCGGCTCGACGACAGCGACCAGCAGCACGCTGCACGTGGGGACACTCGCGTTCGACATCTACGACACCGCCGCGAAGAAGCTGGTGTGGAAGGGAACCGCGACCAAGACGCTCAACCCCAGCAAGGATCCGAAGAAGAACCAGGAGCGGCTCCAGAAGGCGATGGACAAGCTGCTCAAGAACTTCCCGCCGAAGGAAAAGGATTAG
- a CDS encoding NTP/NDP exchange transporter: protein MSVIGETGPPAHAAGSTPPVGKSLVARLLSPIADIHTGEETKALLLTLLMFLVLAAYYELKTAREVFILSEGGAEVKSYSSAGQAFLLLGLVPAYGAFASKVNRQRLVTWVTLFFAANVGLFAIAYGAHLPIGIAYFLWVGIFNVMVIAQFWALANDLFTPDQGKRLFPLIGVGSSLGAWVGSVRAGHLVSAQGPMRLLLGAGVILVVCALLASVVSRRAPRPASAPKSAATDDDKPLGKAGGFELIRKDRYLLLIALLTVLLNVVNTSGEYLLGRYVVEQAQALHGAGPAGADARQVFIGATYSRLFSMVNLMGFLLQMFVVSRVFKYLGVGKALYIHPIVALTGYGLFLTGPSLSLMTAVKVADNSLDYSLGNTTKQALWLPTSREAKYKAKQAVDSFFVRAGDVISAGIVFAGERLALAVPVFATITLVLAGAWLGTVALLNVALRRKTDETHVTGL, encoded by the coding sequence GTGAGCGTCATCGGCGAAACAGGTCCGCCCGCGCACGCCGCCGGCAGTACGCCACCGGTGGGCAAGTCGCTCGTCGCGCGGCTGTTGTCGCCGATTGCCGACATCCACACCGGCGAAGAAACAAAAGCGTTGCTGCTGACGCTGCTGATGTTCCTCGTCCTGGCCGCGTACTACGAACTCAAGACCGCTCGCGAGGTGTTCATCCTCTCGGAGGGCGGGGCCGAGGTGAAGAGCTACTCCTCGGCCGGGCAGGCGTTCCTGCTCCTTGGTCTCGTGCCGGCGTACGGCGCCTTCGCGTCCAAGGTCAACCGCCAGCGGCTTGTGACGTGGGTGACGTTGTTCTTCGCCGCGAACGTGGGGCTGTTTGCCATCGCCTATGGCGCCCACCTGCCGATCGGCATCGCGTACTTCCTCTGGGTCGGGATCTTCAACGTGATGGTCATCGCACAGTTCTGGGCGCTGGCCAACGACCTGTTCACCCCCGACCAGGGCAAGCGGTTGTTCCCGTTGATCGGCGTCGGCAGTAGCCTCGGCGCCTGGGTGGGCTCGGTGCGAGCCGGACACCTCGTGAGCGCGCAGGGCCCGATGCGCCTGCTCCTCGGCGCCGGCGTGATTCTCGTCGTCTGTGCCCTGCTGGCGAGCGTCGTGAGTCGTCGCGCGCCGCGGCCGGCCTCGGCGCCGAAGTCGGCGGCGACCGACGACGACAAGCCGCTCGGCAAGGCGGGTGGCTTCGAGCTGATTCGGAAGGACCGGTACCTGCTGCTGATCGCCCTGCTCACGGTGCTGCTCAACGTCGTCAACACCTCCGGCGAATACCTGCTGGGGCGCTACGTCGTCGAGCAGGCGCAGGCACTGCACGGCGCCGGCCCGGCGGGCGCGGACGCGCGGCAGGTGTTCATCGGGGCGACCTACAGTCGCCTGTTCAGCATGGTGAATCTGATGGGCTTCCTGCTGCAGATGTTCGTGGTCTCGCGCGTGTTCAAGTACCTTGGCGTGGGCAAGGCCCTCTACATCCACCCGATTGTCGCGCTCACCGGCTACGGACTGTTCCTGACCGGCCCGTCGCTGTCACTGATGACTGCGGTCAAGGTGGCCGACAACAGCCTCGACTACTCGCTGGGCAACACCACCAAGCAGGCGCTCTGGTTGCCGACCAGCCGGGAAGCCAAGTACAAGGCCAAGCAGGCCGTGGACTCGTTCTTCGTTCGCGCCGGCGACGTCATCTCTGCCGGCATCGTCTTCGCGGGGGAGCGTCTCGCCCTGGCGGTGCCGGTGTTTGCGACGATAACGTTGGTTCTCGCGGGGGCATGGCTCGGGACAGTGGCCCTGCTCAACGTCGCCCTGCGGCGCAAGACCGACGAGACTCACGTGACCGGGCTCTAG